A section of the Trichomycterus rosablanca isolate fTriRos1 chromosome 6, fTriRos1.hap1, whole genome shotgun sequence genome encodes:
- the helz2a gene encoding 3'-5' exoribonuclease HELZ2, whose product MRPVLLQKLKVRVGVVDRSQLCPQPERNQGNKKTQQDTNSSIRKLESESTQQSEQLPVIWHEDTVEIVPYQKRSEAYQELLRKYSYVKRKEFSTVMIDADLINQQNYKEKMHSFLYQEEMEQDQLVSRGSVAPLLIYGPFGTGKTLTLAKITLALVQQPQNRILICTHTNSSADLYVRNHFHNSATTAKGPVRLLRIKAKESSPRATDPVTLQYCHLSKDHWCFEFPDRETLDSARIIITTTGMARYFHDLQLPSNYFSHIFIDEASQMLECEALMAIGLAGEKTQVILAGDHMQMGPRLFSVGVDKSSDHTLLNRLFHHYQAENTTTAKNSRIIFNENYRSTQEIVDFVSKHFYVGKTDGIKAKGNVPAHPHQNALQFCHVRGECYLDKGSLSWFNPAEIQTVVDVVLKVLEKWPDEWQQNDSASVCVLSQGSQVIEIRKQLKQLREYNLHKVTVENAENVQGKQFRIIIITTVHTKDSLNKTERPCLEFFNDVRLLNTAMTRAQSQVIVVGDATALCCPYFGKCWRLWNSYINHCIGTGSVHPKEFTLNNLNQELLEISNIMRTEEDDSSDSDSTTSELPDNSEDPILKELLDEDEDLQIKLTEDGTFPFLHTDNLKNNVVRHVKESKPSRPQPDGTCQNSRICELVLKKFDSGFAMPLDEPSLQIRIEGKKNLKQSFSGDIVNVEILTTETFPPKGKVIEVIKRVDLPSEFVCTVDRNDDQVMAPIDICITKIFTPFWKDKPNYIAIRNPETWRVERFIRINEEARRNHLFVVKLLKWGEHFNFPLGIVVNALPIVTSLQDGLKILEIEYKLHRKVPQCVQKEVENLKYTPLWSNTREDFRELMTFTIDSSTSEDLDDAISVRDLGEHYEIGVHIADVASFVPKDSELDRYARQQGTSFYVSKSKPAHMFPEDLSTNIFSLLDDGCDRHCISLMTEVDKKTHRIQNRTFFKSVIRSKKRLSYEAAEKMLKASGNTRSFDTLEGCLAIACNFAEVHRKDRKQDDWCYRRPDEDEVVGSRRSHRLVEELMIMFNHFVADTLLLDGNARSLAPLRCQDRPDSDQLHDFQDKNVAWLPMSIHLSSHVGDFTPKEHEQLNLSGLNQTQNVEQEVLNNGIFPILTSVLKNLEIAAQDKDIHRIVDLVTTDDLHPQLLPLVIDLRRLINKAQVLRANSSHLSRIGHYDLQLDSYTWASSPIRRYIDVIVQRLLLSVLNNTEIKYTSHDIDMCCVEFSQKNRVQTICEKKSHALGVASQLSVQNALKVAYIVEVTPTSSSFRISIPLNKDFSQDMNNIMYRDLQLADQPWYDKFNDCMVLKWVRRIYSFADTCLHNDLKEQQANSVITYVPNKHWKDLVVAIKEENWDLIYKVIKEMNATVTRQPIRKKTQIPVKASGTGASSLKEEHFMELSLELRKGDIIEIQLGTDTVRGLLVPAVQLLIVNPNFEICLGHTKDPIISFSKYALHASRPSYNTYVDYQKIWKPLCEMESACNAVAENESIVFEETMLKWKPLKEKENLQGCFHLPLEKKDQWAIEGNLRNSFLCIRLRIQQKDLSPVLEDSLTDSKDLNLMSSSGLIWIAHGIVTSVSGEEESKEQTYMKIDFCINHMPMTKLPESIFLKSARYTVEVIPKLLPDVRKESAIDNLTTANNLVKAIATGKRTSDTGIQIHTKGPSRLEIEGHKSLGLPQLNVSQCKAIREALHKEFTLIQGPPGTGKTVVGVHIVYWFFQENQKLPPPHGAEEGQKKRCILYCGPSNKSVDVVAGQLLKLEQKLKPLRIYSDQMEILEFPYPGSNLRLSRHSQRVEKPNKALRSISLHYKIRMPSNPYAAQIKAFDLKIEKKQDLTPEEVKSYKDSLRKARKHELLQHDVILCTCTAASHPLLANLLSIQQIIIDECAMATEPEAFIPLVTHKPKQIVLLGDHKQLQPVVHCELLKRLGMRKSLFERYMKKALMLDTQYRMQEDICEFPSKQFYEDKLKTGTKYKPSVFLTKSNNSTSIIFGHVEGKEISLVVSTERGNENSKANLEEANEAVRIAISLIEAGIKTKDMAILTPYNAQVAKINEILVEKNVENVTVSSIMKSQGSEWRYVILTTVRSCEKINIEEYSTKGWRMKNLGFVEDPHQVNVGITRAQEGLCIIGNKDLLRCSFLWKKLLNHYEAKGCVVDPAENIQIARY is encoded by the exons ATGAGGCCAGTTCTGCTGCAAAAACTTAAAGTCAGAGTTGGTGTGGTTGACCGTTCTCAGCTCTGTCCACAGCCTGAGAGAAATCAAGGCAACAAGAAAACTCAACAGGATACTAATTCATCTATCAGGAAGCTGGAATCAGAAAGTACACAACAAAGCGAGCAGCTGCCAGTTATCTGGCATGAGGATACTGTGGAAATTGTTCCGTATCAGAAAAGATCAGAGGCTTACCAGGAACTACTAAGAAAATACAGTTATGTGAAGAGAAAGGAATTCAGCACAGTGATGATAGATGCTGACTTGATCAACCAGCAGAATTACAAAGAGAAAATGCACAGCTTTCTCTACCAGGAAGAAATGGAACAAGACCAGCTGGTTAGCAG AGGCAGTGTGGCACCATTGCTGATATATGGACCTTTTGGAACCGGGAAGACGCTTACTCTTGCTAAGATTACACTGGCTCTTGTGCAGCAGCCACAAAACAGAATCTTGATCTGTACACATACTAACAG ctcTGCAGACCTTTATGTCAGAAATCATTTCCATAATAGTGCAACAACTgccaaaggtccagtaagacttTTAAGAATAAAGGCAAAGGAAAGTTCACCAAGAGCTACTGATCCTGTCACTCTTCAATATTGTCATTTATCCAAGGATCATTGGTGCTTTGAGTTCCCTGACAGAGAGACATTAGATTCTGCAAGAATCATTATAACAACAACTGGAATGGCACGATACTTCCATGACCTGCAACTACCATCAAACTACTTCAGTCACATATTCATTGATGAAGCTTCTCAGATGCTGGAATGTGAGGCATTAATGGCTATAGGCTTAGCAGGGGAGAAGACTCAAGTAATTCTAGCTGGAGATCACATGCAGATGGGACCCAGGCTCTTTTCCGTGGGGGTGGACAAAAGCTCAGACCATACTTTACTAAATCGCCTCTTTCATCACTATCAAGCAGAGAACACAACAACTGCTAAAAATAGCAGAATAATCTTCAATGAAAACTACCGCTCCACTCAAGAAATTGTGGATTTTGTGTCCAAACATTTTTATGTTGGAAAGACAGATGGGATCAAAGCCAAAGGAAACGTACCTGCACATCCACATCAAAATGCTCTGCAGTTCTGTCATGTCAGAGGTGAATGCTATTTGGATAAGGGATCCCTGTCTTGGTTCAATCCTGCTGAAATCCAAACAGTTGTTGATGTTGTCCTAAAAGTACTGGAGAAGTGGCCTGATGAGTGGCAACAAAATGATTCAGCATCAGTGTGTGTTCTCTCCCAGGGGAGTCAG GTAATTGAAATAAGGAAACAATTGAAACAACTAAGAGAGTACAATCTGCATAAAGTCACTGtggaaaatgcagaaaatgttcaAG GAAAACAGTTCAGAATAATCATCATAACTACTGTGCACACCAAAGACAGCTTGAACAAGACCGAGAGACCATGTCTTGAATTCTTCAATGACGTTCGCCTGCTGAACACAGCCATGACTAGAGCTCAGTCTCAAGTGATAGTTGTAGGAGATGCCACTGCTCTGTGCTGTCCTTATTTTGGAAAATGCTGGAGACTTTGGAATTCCTACATAAATCACTGCATTGGTACAGGAAGTGTCCATCCCAAAGAGTTTACTTTGAACAATTTAAACCAAGAACTTTTGGAGATATCGAACATCATGAGAACTGAAGAAGATGACAGCAGTGATAGTGATTCAACTACATCAGAGTTACCTGACAACAGTGAGGACCCTATACTAAAAGAGCTCCTGGATGAAGACGaagatttacaaataaaattaacagAGGATGGCACGTTTCCTTTTTTACACACCGACAATCTTAAAAACAATGTGGTGAGGCATGTGAAGGAAAGCAAACCCTCCAGACCTCAACCAGATGGGACTTGCCAGAACAGCAGGATTTGTGAGTTAGTCCTGAAGAAGTTTGATTCAGGTTTTGCCATGCCACTTGATGAGCCAAGTTTACAGATCAGAATAGAaggcaaaaaaaatctaaagcaATCGTTTTCTGGAGACATAGTAAACGTAGAGATTTTGACCACTGAGACATTTCCTCCTAAGGGAAAAGTAATTGAAGTGATCAAGCGTGTAGATTTGCCCAGTGAGTTTGTCTGTACTGTTGACAGAAATGATGATCAGGTGATGGCACCAATTGACATATGCATAACTAAAATATTCACACCATTTTGGAAGGACAAACCAAACTACATTGCTATAAGAAATCCTGAAACATGGAGAGTTGAAAGATTCATCAGAATTAATGAGGAAGCCCGCAGAAACCATCTGTTTGTTGTCAAATTGTTGAAATGGGGGGAGCATTTTAATTTTCCCCTAGGGATTGTTGTAAATGCACTTCCAATAGTTACCTCATTACAGGATGGGTTAAAGATACTTGAAATAGAGTACAAACTACACAGGAAAGTCCCCCAGTGTGTTCAAAAAGAGGTGGAAAATTTGAAATATACACCTCTATGGTCAAATACCCGTGAAGATTTCCGTGAATTAATGACATTCACTATTGATTCTTCAACTTCTGAAGACCTTGATGATGCCATCAGTGTGAGAGATTTAGGTGAGCACTATGAAATAGGAGTTCACATTGCTGATGTCGCAAGCTTTGTGCCTAAAGATAGTGAACTGGACAGATATGCACGGCAGCAAGGTACTTCATTCTATGTTTCAAAATCTAAACCGGCACATATGTTCCCAGAAGACTTAAGCACCAACATCTTCAGTTTACTCGATGATGGCTGTGATCGACACTGTATTTCCCTGATGACAGAAGTGGACAAAAAGACACATCGCATACAAAACAGAACATTTTTCAAGTCTGTAATTCGCTCCAAAAAGAGACTATCATATGAAGCTGCTGAGAAAATGTTAAAAGCATCAGGCAATACACGGAGCTTTGACACTTTGGAGGGCTGTCTTGCCATAGCGTGCAACTTTGCCGAGGTTCATAGAAAAGACAGAAAACAAGATGACTGGTGTTACCGGCGGCCTGATGAGGATGAAGTTGTTGGAAGTAGACGATCTCACAGACTGGTGGAGGAGTTGATGATCATGTTCAACCACTTTGTTGCTGATACGCTTCTGCTTGACGGAAATGCCAGAAGCCTGGCTCCTCTCAGATGCCAGGATAGGCCAGACAGTGATCAGCTGCATGATTTTCAGGACAAAAATGTTGCCTGGCTTCCAATGTCCATTCACCTGTCGTCACATGTTGGTGACTTCACACCAAAAGAACACGAACAGCTAAACCTAAGTGGGCTCAACCAAACACAAAACGTTGAACAAGAGGTTTTAAATAATGGAATCTTTCCAATATTGACGTCAGTATTGAAAAATCTTGAGATTGCAGCTCAGGATAAAGACATCCACAGAATAGTGGATCTTGTCACAACTGATGACCTTCACCCACAGCTTCTTCCTCTTGTAATTGACCTTAGGAGGCTCATCAACAAAGCTCAAGTCTTGCGTGCCAACTCTTCTCATCTTTCACGGATCGGCCACTATGATTTACAGCTGGACAGCTACACCTGGGCCTCCTCTCCAATCCGGCGCTATATAGATGTCATTGTACAGCGACTTCTTCTTTCTGTACTTAATAATACTGAAATTAAGTACACATCACATGACATTGATATGTGCTGTGTTGAATTTAGCCAGAAGAACAGAGTTCAAACTATATGCGAGAAGAAATCACATGCTTTAGGTGTTGCATCACAGCTGTCGGTGCAAAATGCACTTAAGGTGGCTTATATTGTTGAAGTCACCCCCACTAGTAGCAGCTTTAGGATATCCATACCGCTAAACAAAGACTTCAGTCAAGATATGAATAACATAATGTATAGGGATCTTCAGCTGGCAGATCAGCCTTGGTATGATAAATTTAATGACTGCATGGTACTAAAGTGGGTGCGAAGAATATACTCCTTTGCAGATACCTGCCTCCATAATGACCTAAAAGAACAACAAGCAAACTCTGTAATAACATATGTGCCCAATAAGCACTGGAAAGATCTGGTGGTAGCTATCAAGGAAGAAAACTGGGACCTTATCTATAAGGTAATAAAAGAGATGAATGCAACTGTCACTAGACAACcaataagaaagaaaacacaaataCCAGTGAAAGCCTCAGGAACAGGGGCATCCAGTCTGAAAGAGGAGCATTTCATGGAGTTGTCCCTGGAATTAAGAAAGGGTGACATTATTGAGATACAGTTAGGCACTGACACAGTTCGGGGGCTTTTGGTGCCAGCAgttcagttgctcattgtgaaTCCAAATTTTGAGATCTGCCTTGGACACACTAAAGATCCAATCATATCTTTTTCGAAATATGCACTTCATGCCTCAAGACCATCATACAACACATATGTGGATTATCAGAAAATATGGAAACCTTTGTGTGAAATGGAGTCAGCCTGTAATGCTGTGGCAGAAAACGAGAGCATTGTTTTTGAAGAGACAATGCTGAAATGGAAACCtctgaaagaaaaagagaatcTTCAGGGATGCTTTCATCTTCCTCTTGAGAAGAAAGATCAATGGGCAATTGAAGGCAACTTGAGAAACAGTTTTCTGTGTATTCGGTTAAGAATCCAGCAGAAAGATCTCAGTCCAGTTTTGGAGGACTCTTTGACAGATTCAAAGGATTTGAATCTCATGAGTTCATCTGGTCTAATTTGGATAGCCCATGGAATAGTCACCAGTGTCTCAGGGGAAGAAGAGTCAAAAGAGCAGACCTACATGAAGATCGATTTTTGTATAAACCACATGCCTATGACAAAACTTCCAGAGTCTATCTTCCTGAAGAGTGCAAGATACACAGTTGAAGTAATCCCAAAACTTCTGCCAGATGT GCGCAAGGAGAGTGCTATTGATAATCTTACAACAGCAAATAATCTTGTAAAGGCCATTGCCACTGGTAAAAGGACAAGTGACACTG gAATTCAAATTCATACAAAGGGACCATCAAGACTTGAGATTGAGGGCCACAAATCCTTGGGGCTTCCTCAGCTGAATGTCAGTCAGTGCAAAGCAATAAGGGAGGCATTACACAAAGAGTTCACTCTCATTCAAGGACCACCAG GGACTGGGAAAACTGTGGTGGGTGTCCACATTGTGTATTGGTTCTTTCAAGAAAACCAAAAACTTCCCCCACCTCATGGAGCTGAGGAAGGCCAAAAAAAGAGGTGTATTTTGTACTGTGGGCCTTCAAATAAATCTGTTGATGTGGTTGCAG GTCAACTTCTAAAACTGGAGCAAAAATTAAAACCTCTCAGGATCTATAGTGATCAGATGGAGATTCTGGAGTTTCCTTATCCTGGCAGCAATCTAAGGCTCTCTCGACATTCTCAAAGAGTGGAAAAGCCAAACAAAGCCCTTAG GTCGATTTCATTGCATTATAAGATTCGGATGCCCAGCAACCCCTATGCAGCTCAGATAAAGGCATTTGATTTGAAGATTGAAAAAAAGCAGGACCTCACTCCCGAAGAAGTTAAAAG CTACAAGGACAGCCTGAGGAAGGCCCGTAAACATGAGCTTTTGCAGCATGACGTCATTCTCTGCACGTGTACTGCTGCCTCACATCCTCTTTTGGCTAATTTACTCAGCATTCAACAGATTATCATTGATGAGTGTGCCATGGCTACTGAGCCTGAAGCTTTCATTCCTCTTGTCACACACAAGCCTAAGCAG ATTGTTTTATTGGGTGATCACAAGCAGTTGCAGCCTGTGGTCCACTGTGAATTGTTGAAGAGACTGGGAATGAGAAAGTCACTCTTTGAGCGGTACATGAAAAAAGCACTAATGCTTGACACTCAGTACAGAATG CAAGAAGACATCTGTGAATTTCCTTCGAAACAGTTCTATGAGGACAAGCTGAAGACTGGAACTAAATATAAACCAAGTGTTTTTCTGACCAAATCAAACAATTCTACATCCATCATCTTTGGTCATGTTGAAGGAAAAGAGATAAGTCTGGTGGTCTCAACTGAAAGAGGAAATGAAAACTCAAAAGCAAACCTAGAAGAGGCCAATGAAGCG GTGAGAATAGCAATATCTCTGATTGAGGCTGGAATAAAAACAAAGGACATGGCTATCCTGACGCCATACAATGCCCAGGTGGCAAAGATCAATGAAATCCTGGTTGAAAAGAACGTAGAAAACGTCACAGTCAGTAGTATCATGAAGAGTCAAG GAAGTGAATGGCGATATGTTATTCTGACAACAGTTCGCTCTTGTGAAAAGATAAATATTGAGGAATATTCAACCAAAGGTTGGCGTATGAAGAATCTGGGGTTTGTTGAAGATCCTCACCAAGTCAATGTGGGCATCACACGAGCTCAAGAAGGGCTGTGCATTATTG GAAATAAGGATTTGTTGAGGTGCAGTTTCCTGTGGAAAAAACTTCTGAATCATTATGAAGCCAAAGGCTGTGTGGTGGATCCTGCAGAGAACATTCAGATTGCACGGTATTGA
- the LOC134316731 gene encoding 3'-5' exoribonuclease HELZ2-like, whose translation MSRDEDINMLHILQQTLDLCVCCNQCCKGRTEISFDLVTHSHQCSKNILLARDKGGNNQWKQVVSPPKFPKPSTYAVCWFYAEGRGCKMHEDKCTFARSNEEAAVWNFIKKECIDLSQLISLVNNNATTPVQQETLGCHLVLKRFFSRFQGTFVELCKACFHDSPQKISMKVSDTCASGHSWRPVLIFCHKDEQTKVYNEIRPIPKRNVRQWKLCRYVNKGEPCWHGAHRCWFAHSEIEIAVWMSESSGSVNRPALLRASQMLQTQASAANSGAALQEQKQQHYCHVCRCQFSGHEDFMNHCFSAKHRKVIFEDSTSTWRFRDPPPTSKSFRLCRRLTTCEYGDSCVKAHSVEELQEWIDRHRDARKKARAASMQGLLSYQDSLLEEYRQSEKKETIVCKAFYC comes from the exons ATGTCTCGTGATGAAGATAtcaacatgttacacatactaCAACAGACGCTTgacttgtgtgtatgttgtaaTCAGTGCTGTAAAGGAAGGACCGAGATTTCCTTTGATCTTGTGACTCATTCCCATCAGTGCTCTAAAAACATTCTATTAGCCAGAGACAAAGGTGGTAATAACCAATGGAAGCAAGTGGTCTCACCACCAAAATTCCCAAAACCTTCGACCTATGCAGTTTGCTGGTTTTATGCTGAGGGAAGGGGTTGCAAAATGCATGAAGATAAATGCACCTTTGCCAGAAGTAATGAAGAAGCTGCAGTGTGGAATTTCATTAAGAAGGAATGCATTGATCTTAGTCAGCTAATCAGTTTAGTAAACAATAATGCCACAACTCCAGTTCAGCAGGAAACATTAGGATGTCATTTAGTACTGAAAAGATTTTTTTCTAGATTCCAGGGAACATTTGTTGAACTCTGTAAAGCCTGTTTTCATGACAGTCCTCAAAAAATTTCAATGAAAGTGTCAGACACATGTGCATCTGGACATAGCTGGCGTCCTGTTCTCATATTTTGCCATAAAGACGAGCAGACAAAAGTCTATAATGAGATCAGGCCCATCCCAAAGCGCAATGTCCGACAATGGAAGCTCTGTAGATATGTAAACAAGGGAGAGCCATGCTGGCATGGTGCTCATCGATGCTGGTTTGCCCATAGTGAAATAGAGATTGCTGTGTGGATGTCAGAGAGTAGTGGAAGTGTGAATCGCCCAGCTTTGCTTCGTGCTTCCCAGATGCTGCAGACACAGGCATCTGCGGCTAACTCAGGTGCGGCATTGCAAGAGCAAAAACAGCAGCACTACTGTCATGTTTGTAGATGTCAGTTCTCAGGACATGAAGACTTTATGAATCACTGCTTCAGTGCAAAACACAGGAAAGTGATCTTTGAAGATTCAACGTCCACGTGGAGATTTCGTGACCCACCACCAACAAGCAAGTCTTTTAGGCTGTGTCGAAG ATTGACGACTTGTGAGTATGGCGATAGCTGTGTGAAGGCGCACAGTGTGGAAGAACTTCAGGAATGGATAGATCGACACAGAGATGCACGGAAGAAAGCACGAGCTGCATCTATGCAGGGTCTTCTGTCTTACCAGGACTCTCTACTAGAAGAATACAGGCAAagtgaaaagaaagaaacaataGTATGCAAAGccttttattgttaa